A genomic window from Halorubrum trapanicum includes:
- the tnpA gene encoding IS200/IS605 family transposase: MKTTRHATYNLNYHIVWLPKYRNSVLKGEVADRVRTILHEIADDKGLEILDLTVQPDHVHLFVSSPPKNEPALLANWFKGISSRKYNHRYADHDGEKIGWARGYYAGTAGHVSSETVENYIQQHTEGDS, from the coding sequence ATGAAGACCACACGGCACGCGACCTACAACCTCAACTACCACATAGTGTGGTTGCCGAAGTACCGCAACTCGGTACTCAAAGGCGAGGTCGCTGACCGTGTGCGAACCATCCTCCACGAAATTGCCGACGACAAGGGCCTCGAAATTCTCGATCTCACCGTCCAGCCCGACCACGTTCACCTGTTCGTCAGTAGTCCGCCCAAGAACGAACCGGCGCTCCTCGCCAACTGGTTCAAGGGGATCTCCTCACGCAAGTACAACCACCGCTACGCCGACCACGACGGCGAGAAAATCGGCTGGGCGCGAGGATATTACGCAGGAACCGCCGGACACGTTTCCAGCGAGACTGTCGAGAACTACATCCAGCAACACACGGAGGGTGATTCGTGA
- a CDS encoding RNA-guided endonuclease TnpB family protein, which produces MTELTKTLELKLVEPNAHKRRKLRETREAYQHALQDAFNQNCTTQTEANDVVVTYNLSGYAKNALKQYVPQLTTTYNAGELHDDHPVRFTNEGLRLDHKPENAIEWYVKIPHHEDYHLWLPAQPNPEQRDWLEAVNAGDATMGESRLFERDGTWFIHVTATRNVEERSGASAEKRTPIGVDIGEASLVTVCHRDDHGSPTAPKLWADEGKTVRQLRKTYFTAKRRLQTRGSERIAESFGDDLWNRIENVFHHVTREVVEYAESIKNPVLVLEDLTYIRESMDYGEYMNRRLHGWGFAKLHAQIRYKAVEKGIPVETVHPRNTSKECHACGEVGYRPRQATFTCTNDACWVGEYQADVNGAINIADRYLSGESHSREHTDGDDSAEDGGRLTAPQDSHADAETQQGTRGTNAS; this is translated from the coding sequence GTGACCGAACTCACAAAGACGCTGGAACTCAAACTGGTAGAGCCGAACGCTCACAAGCGGCGGAAACTCCGAGAGACGCGAGAGGCGTACCAGCACGCCCTCCAAGACGCCTTCAACCAGAACTGTACCACACAGACTGAGGCGAACGACGTGGTGGTCACCTACAATCTGAGCGGGTACGCGAAGAACGCACTCAAACAGTACGTCCCGCAACTCACGACGACCTACAACGCGGGCGAGCTACACGACGACCACCCTGTGCGCTTCACGAACGAGGGGCTACGACTCGACCACAAGCCCGAGAACGCGATCGAGTGGTACGTCAAAATCCCGCACCACGAGGACTACCACCTCTGGCTGCCAGCACAGCCGAATCCCGAACAACGAGACTGGCTCGAAGCGGTGAACGCTGGTGACGCGACGATGGGTGAGAGCCGGCTGTTCGAGCGAGATGGGACGTGGTTTATCCACGTTACTGCCACTCGCAACGTGGAGGAACGCTCCGGGGCGTCTGCCGAGAAACGGACACCTATCGGAGTGGACATCGGGGAAGCGTCACTCGTCACGGTGTGTCACCGCGACGATCACGGGTCCCCGACCGCGCCCAAACTGTGGGCCGACGAGGGTAAGACCGTTCGTCAGCTCCGCAAAACCTACTTCACCGCCAAGCGCCGACTCCAGACGCGCGGAAGCGAGCGTATCGCAGAGTCCTTTGGCGACGACCTGTGGAACCGGATCGAAAATGTGTTCCACCATGTCACCCGCGAAGTCGTGGAGTACGCCGAGTCCATCAAGAACCCCGTGCTCGTTCTAGAAGACTTGACCTACATTCGGGAATCGATGGACTACGGCGAGTATATGAATCGGCGTCTCCACGGATGGGGATTCGCCAAACTCCATGCGCAGATACGCTACAAGGCCGTCGAGAAGGGTATCCCCGTTGAGACGGTACACCCGCGCAACACCTCGAAGGAGTGCCACGCGTGCGGTGAGGTAGGCTACCGCCCGCGTCAGGCGACGTTCACGTGTACGAACGACGCTTGCTGGGTGGGTGAGTATCAAGCGGACGTGAACGGAGCGATAAATATCGCAGACCGCTACCTCAGCGGAGAGAGCCATTCAAGAGAACACACGGATGGCGATGACTCGGCTGAGGATGGGGGGCGTTTGACCGCCCCACAAGACAGCCACGCCGATGCTGAGACCCAGCAAGGGACGCGTGGAACGAATGCGTCTTGA
- a CDS encoding enoyl-CoA hydratase/isomerase family protein, which translates to MSRDTISFDVDDRGVATITVDRPEQLNALTVETLEAIEGALDEAADRDARVLVIAGAGDDAFVAGADISYMVDMSTPEAQAYAELGHRVADAIETFPAPTVAAVDGYAFGGGCELALACDLRVAAESAVLGQTEIDLGIIPGWGGTQRLPALVGDEVARRLIFLGERIDAAEAAEVGFVGEVVADAEFDDRIDELAGELAAKPATALRAAKEALNAAGEGSASTGLALERRAWAGLFGTHDQREGMAAFLEKREPEFE; encoded by the coding sequence ATGAGTCGAGACACCATTTCCTTCGACGTCGACGACCGCGGGGTCGCGACGATCACCGTCGACCGACCGGAACAGCTCAACGCGCTCACCGTCGAGACGCTCGAAGCGATCGAGGGCGCGCTCGACGAGGCCGCCGACCGCGACGCGCGCGTCCTCGTGATCGCCGGGGCGGGCGACGACGCGTTCGTCGCGGGCGCGGACATCTCCTACATGGTCGACATGTCGACCCCCGAGGCGCAGGCGTACGCCGAACTCGGCCACCGCGTCGCCGACGCGATCGAGACGTTTCCGGCGCCGACGGTCGCCGCGGTCGACGGCTACGCCTTCGGCGGCGGCTGCGAGCTCGCGCTCGCCTGCGACCTCCGGGTCGCCGCCGAGAGCGCGGTGCTCGGACAGACGGAGATCGACTTGGGGATCATCCCGGGCTGGGGCGGCACCCAGCGGCTCCCGGCACTGGTCGGTGACGAGGTCGCCCGCCGCCTGATCTTCCTCGGCGAGCGCATCGACGCGGCCGAGGCGGCCGAGGTCGGGTTCGTCGGCGAGGTCGTCGCCGACGCCGAGTTCGACGACCGGATCGACGAGCTGGCGGGCGAGCTGGCCGCGAAGCCCGCGACCGCGCTGCGCGCCGCGAAGGAGGCGCTCAACGCGGCCGGCGAGGGCTCGGCGTCGACCGGGCTGGCCCTCGAACGCCGGGCGTGGGCCGGCCTGTTCGGCACGCACGACCAGCGCGAGGGGATGGCGGCGTTCTTAGAGAAGCGCGAGCCGGAGTTCGAGTAG
- the hpt gene encoding hypoxanthine/guanine phosphoribosyltransferase — protein MDQLRQSLLDAPIIEKGEYQYFVHPISDGVPMLEPELLREIVIRIIRKAELENVDKIVTPAAMGIHISTALSLMTDIPLVVIRKRQYGLDGEVPLFQETGYSESEMYINDVEEGDRVLVLDDVLSTGGTMKAILDALTDEVGADVVDVVAVIKKAGDNELDGTDYNVKTLINVTVEDGEVVVVDAQGDE, from the coding sequence ATGGACCAGTTGCGGCAGTCGCTCCTCGACGCGCCGATCATCGAGAAAGGCGAGTACCAGTACTTCGTCCACCCGATCAGCGACGGCGTCCCCATGCTCGAACCGGAGCTGCTCCGGGAGATCGTCATCCGGATCATCCGGAAGGCCGAGCTGGAGAACGTCGACAAGATCGTCACCCCCGCGGCGATGGGGATCCACATCTCCACCGCGCTCTCGCTGATGACCGACATCCCCCTCGTCGTCATCCGCAAGCGCCAGTACGGCCTCGACGGCGAGGTGCCGCTGTTCCAGGAGACCGGCTACTCCGAGTCGGAAATGTACATCAACGACGTCGAGGAGGGCGACCGCGTGCTCGTGCTCGACGACGTGCTCTCGACGGGCGGCACGATGAAGGCCATCCTCGACGCGCTCACCGACGAGGTCGGCGCGGACGTCGTCGACGTCGTCGCCGTGATCAAGAAGGCGGGCGACAACGAACTGGACGGCACCGACTACAACGTGAAGACGCTGATCAACGTCACCGTCGAGGACGGCGAGGTCGTCGTCGTGGACGCGCAGGGCGACGAATAA
- a CDS encoding type 1 glutamine amidotransferase domain-containing protein: MTEALFVVSEEGYWAEECIEPLTTLEAEGVDVTVATPSGSPPVVDERSLDPEAAGGEERVAELREVDEEHPELNDPEPIATVDAADYDAVVFPGGHGTVWDVNQDRHARQLLLDAVAGEAGVALVVCHAVGILAFTNEADGTPLVEGRAITGFPNEWEADIVDEDDVMPDGRKLPYWVEDEVALAGADFDAELDADESVTVDGDLITARGPGSSSAAAATLLDEL; this comes from the coding sequence ATGACTGAAGCGCTGTTCGTCGTGAGCGAGGAGGGGTACTGGGCCGAGGAGTGTATCGAGCCGCTGACGACGCTGGAGGCGGAGGGCGTCGACGTGACCGTCGCGACCCCGTCCGGGTCGCCGCCGGTCGTCGACGAGCGCTCGCTCGACCCCGAGGCCGCCGGGGGCGAGGAGCGAGTCGCGGAGCTCCGCGAGGTCGACGAGGAGCACCCCGAGCTCAACGACCCGGAGCCGATCGCGACGGTCGACGCCGCCGACTACGACGCGGTCGTCTTCCCCGGCGGCCACGGCACCGTCTGGGACGTGAACCAGGACCGTCACGCCCGTCAGCTGCTGCTCGACGCGGTCGCGGGCGAGGCGGGCGTGGCACTGGTCGTCTGCCACGCGGTCGGGATCCTCGCGTTCACGAACGAGGCCGACGGGACGCCGCTCGTCGAGGGGCGCGCAATCACCGGGTTCCCCAACGAGTGGGAGGCCGACATCGTCGACGAGGACGACGTGATGCCCGACGGCCGGAAGCTCCCGTACTGGGTCGAAGACGAGGTCGCCCTCGCGGGCGCCGACTTCGACGCCGAGCTCGACGCCGACGAGAGCGTCACGGTCGACGGCGACCTGATCACCGCCCGCGGCCCGGGCTCCTCGTCGGCGGCGGCCGCGACGCTGCTCGACGAGCTGTAG
- a CDS encoding transcriptional regulator, whose translation METTRQRIADALREAPRTASDLAETLSLPTPVVYEHLEHVSRSVADGDRPSGDGSGSEGEEFLVAPPTCRECGFDGFDDPVNDPSRCPECKSERIEEPAFVIR comes from the coding sequence ATGGAGACGACGCGCCAGCGGATCGCCGACGCCCTCCGCGAGGCCCCCCGGACCGCGAGCGACCTCGCCGAGACGCTGTCGCTGCCGACGCCCGTCGTGTACGAACACCTCGAACACGTCTCGCGGTCGGTGGCGGACGGCGACCGACCGAGCGGCGACGGGAGCGGGAGCGAAGGCGAGGAGTTCCTCGTCGCGCCGCCGACCTGCCGGGAGTGCGGGTTCGACGGCTTCGACGACCCGGTCAACGACCCGTCGCGGTGTCCCGAGTGTAAGAGCGAGCGGATCGAGGAGCCGGCGTTCGTGATCCGATAG
- a CDS encoding sugar phosphate nucleotidyltransferase — protein sequence MKAVVLAGGYATRLWPITEHRPKMFLPVGDNTVIDEIFEDLEADDRVDEVFVSTNERFADTFAEYLDDSPFEKPTLSVEETVEEDEKFGVVGALEQLVDREGVDDDLIVVAGDNMISFDLGDFADFFHEKGTPTLAAYDVGDRERAKSYGLVQLDGDEVVDFQEKPEDPQSTLVSIACYAFPAETLPKLTTYLDDDNNPDEPGWFLQWLQQRGPVHAYTFDGAWFDIGTADSYLDAVEYALDGGALVADDATVEGSDLGDVVHVMSGATVTDSTLDRAVVFEDATITDSEVRNSVIDTGATLEGVDLSGALIGSHTSITEGDDF from the coding sequence ATGAAAGCCGTCGTACTCGCGGGTGGCTACGCGACCAGACTCTGGCCGATCACCGAACACCGACCGAAGATGTTCCTGCCGGTCGGCGACAACACCGTCATCGACGAGATATTCGAGGACTTGGAGGCCGACGACCGGGTCGACGAGGTGTTCGTCTCGACGAACGAGCGCTTCGCCGACACGTTCGCGGAGTACCTAGACGACAGCCCCTTCGAAAAGCCGACGCTCTCGGTGGAGGAGACCGTCGAGGAGGACGAGAAGTTCGGCGTCGTGGGAGCGCTCGAACAGCTCGTCGACCGCGAGGGCGTCGACGACGACCTGATCGTCGTCGCCGGCGACAACATGATCAGCTTCGATCTCGGCGACTTCGCCGACTTCTTCCACGAGAAGGGGACGCCGACGCTGGCCGCCTACGACGTCGGCGACCGCGAGCGCGCGAAGTCGTACGGGCTCGTCCAGCTCGACGGCGACGAGGTGGTCGACTTTCAGGAGAAGCCCGAGGACCCGCAGTCGACGCTCGTCTCCATCGCCTGCTACGCGTTCCCAGCGGAGACGCTCCCGAAGCTCACGACGTACCTCGACGACGACAACAACCCGGACGAGCCGGGCTGGTTCCTCCAGTGGCTCCAGCAGCGCGGGCCGGTCCACGCGTACACCTTCGACGGCGCGTGGTTCGACATCGGCACCGCCGACAGCTACCTCGACGCCGTCGAGTACGCCCTCGACGGCGGGGCGCTCGTCGCCGACGACGCGACCGTCGAGGGGAGCGACCTCGGCGACGTGGTCCACGTCATGTCGGGCGCGACGGTCACGGACTCGACGCTCGACCGCGCCGTCGTCTTCGAGGACGCGACGATCACCGACTCCGAGGTCCGCAACTCCGTGATAGACACGGGCGCCACCCTGGAGGGGGTCGACCTCTCCGGCGCGCTGATCGGCTCGCACACCTCGATCACCGAGGGCGACGACTTCTAA
- a CDS encoding DHH family phosphoesterase, translated as MSSGASGSARTRYAILGCGSVGHAVAEELTERGKDVLILDRDESRVEALRDQDLNARVQDIAEPDVVEELDDRDIVLILASDVEANKAAVSAVRETGGDHYVVVRASDPVSEDELRERGADVVINPSTVIADSALQSLETGELEYMARQLAEIIEEGGDRMAILTHDNPEPDSIASATALQAIAEAFGVDADIIYSGDVGHQENRAFVNLLGIDLLERGEAPPLSEYETVAAVDLAKAAAEDLDLGVSIDIYLDHLESEVPFDARFVDVRTNVSSTSTILTKYLQEFDQSPSEAVATALLYGIRAETLDFKRDTTPADLTAAAYLHPFANHDTLEQVESPSMSPETLDVLAEAIQNREVQGSHLFSTAGFIRDREALAQAAQHLLNLEGITTTAVLGIADEKIYLAARSKDIRLNIGNVLDEAFSEMGDAAGHSTQGSLSIPLGIFTGIEASGENRDTLLHLTEEAVRRKLFDALGVEGGSGDGSNGS; from the coding sequence ATGAGTAGTGGGGCATCCGGATCCGCGCGGACCCGGTACGCGATCCTCGGCTGTGGGAGCGTCGGGCACGCCGTCGCTGAGGAACTGACCGAGCGCGGGAAGGACGTCCTCATCCTCGACCGCGACGAGAGCCGGGTCGAGGCTCTGCGCGACCAGGACCTCAACGCCCGGGTTCAGGACATCGCCGAGCCGGACGTCGTCGAGGAGCTCGACGACCGCGACATCGTGCTGATCCTCGCCAGCGACGTGGAGGCGAACAAGGCCGCCGTCTCCGCGGTCAGGGAGACCGGCGGCGACCACTACGTCGTCGTCCGGGCGTCGGACCCCGTCAGCGAGGACGAACTACGCGAGCGCGGCGCGGATGTGGTGATCAACCCCTCGACGGTGATCGCGGACAGCGCGCTCCAGTCGCTGGAGACGGGCGAGCTGGAGTACATGGCCCGCCAGCTCGCGGAGATAATCGAGGAGGGCGGCGACCGGATGGCGATCCTCACCCACGACAACCCGGAGCCGGACTCGATCGCGTCCGCGACCGCGCTCCAGGCGATCGCGGAGGCGTTCGGCGTCGACGCCGACATCATCTACTCCGGCGACGTCGGCCACCAGGAGAACCGGGCGTTCGTCAACCTCCTCGGGATCGACCTGCTCGAACGCGGCGAGGCGCCGCCGCTCTCGGAGTACGAGACCGTCGCGGCCGTCGACCTCGCCAAGGCCGCCGCCGAGGACCTCGACCTCGGGGTCTCGATCGACATCTACCTCGACCACCTAGAGTCCGAGGTGCCGTTCGACGCCCGGTTCGTCGACGTGCGGACCAACGTCTCCTCGACGTCGACGATCCTCACGAAGTACCTCCAGGAGTTCGACCAGTCGCCCTCCGAGGCGGTCGCGACCGCGCTCCTCTACGGGATCCGCGCCGAGACGCTCGACTTCAAGCGGGACACGACCCCCGCCGACCTGACCGCCGCCGCGTACCTCCACCCGTTCGCGAACCACGACACGCTCGAACAGGTGGAGTCGCCGTCGATGAGCCCGGAGACGCTCGACGTGCTGGCGGAGGCGATCCAGAACCGCGAGGTCCAGGGGAGCCACCTCTTCTCGACGGCGGGATTCATCCGCGACCGCGAGGCGCTCGCCCAGGCGGCTCAGCACCTCCTCAACCTGGAGGGGATCACGACGACGGCCGTGCTGGGTATCGCCGACGAGAAGATCTACCTCGCTGCGCGCTCGAAGGACATCCGGCTGAACATCGGCAACGTCCTCGACGAGGCGTTCTCGGAGATGGGCGACGCCGCCGGCCACTCGACGCAGGGGTCGCTTTCGATTCCGCTCGGCATCTTCACCGGCATCGAGGCCAGCGGCGAGAACCGCGACACGCTCCTCCACCTCACCGAGGAGGCGGTCCGCCGGAAGCTGTTCGACGCGCTCGGCGTCGAGGGCGGGAGCGGCGACGGCTCGAACGGGTCCTGA
- a CDS encoding DUF6516 family protein, translated as MPDHRPIELNRAVPGGRVEIFAIRDDDYPDGWFYRFQYYHPETDELLRYDDAHDDDNLGWHHRHVRFGEDAEIEFHGLAAHVTRFLNEIAALADTENTHD; from the coding sequence ATGCCGGATCACCGCCCGATCGAGTTGAACCGCGCCGTCCCCGGGGGACGCGTCGAGATATTCGCGATCCGCGACGACGACTACCCGGACGGGTGGTTCTACCGGTTTCAATACTATCACCCGGAAACCGACGAACTGCTCAGGTACGACGACGCACACGACGACGACAATCTCGGCTGGCACCACCGACACGTTCGGTTCGGCGAGGACGCAGAAATCGAGTTTCACGGTCTCGCGGCTCACGTGACGCGGTTCCTGAACGAGATCGCGGCGCTGGCGGACACGGAGAACACCCATGACTGA
- a CDS encoding DUF2892 domain-containing protein produces MKRNVGRIDAAARIVGGVAVAILAVLVATTDVSVPVVSAVGLAVAGAVLVVEGATRRCLLYRALGIDRCPVD; encoded by the coding sequence GTGAAACGAAACGTGGGCCGAATCGACGCGGCAGCACGGATCGTCGGCGGCGTCGCCGTCGCGATCCTCGCGGTCCTCGTCGCGACGACGGACGTCAGCGTGCCCGTCGTCTCCGCCGTCGGGCTCGCGGTCGCCGGCGCCGTGCTCGTCGTCGAGGGCGCCACGCGGCGATGCCTGCTGTACCGCGCCCTCGGGATCGACCGCTGTCCGGTGGACTGA
- a CDS encoding nuclear transport factor 2 family protein gives MNARETVRSYYDALRAGDPLAPYVADERDGDDPYVKFGVSERLVGSDGIREGLRTQTETTTDWRVTSRELRVTERDHHAWFSDAVAMAWTDAETGRRREFDTRWSGTLVRRDDGWRFVGLHVSTADDF, from the coding sequence ATGAACGCACGCGAGACCGTCCGCTCGTACTACGACGCGCTCCGGGCGGGCGACCCGCTGGCGCCGTACGTCGCCGACGAGCGCGACGGCGACGACCCGTACGTCAAGTTCGGCGTCTCGGAGCGGCTCGTCGGGAGCGACGGGATCCGCGAGGGGCTCCGGACGCAGACCGAGACCACGACGGACTGGCGCGTGACCAGCCGCGAGCTCCGCGTCACGGAGCGCGACCACCACGCGTGGTTCAGCGACGCGGTCGCGATGGCGTGGACGGACGCGGAGACGGGGCGACGCCGCGAGTTCGACACTCGGTGGAGCGGGACGCTCGTCCGCCGGGACGACGGGTGGCGCTTCGTCGGCCTCCACGTGAGCACCGCCGACGACTTCTGA
- a CDS encoding SDR family oxidoreductase, with protein sequence MTDLDGAAAVITGASSGIGEATAHALAERGADLVLVARRRDALEAVADDVRSAYGVEAVVADGDVRERATSAAAVEAAVEAFGGLDVAVVNAGLARGSDVAEMTDEEYFAMQETNVDGAFFLTREALPHLRESEGTLVAVGSFAGEFPRSFNPVYAATKWWIRGFAHSVAAQAGDDGVAVSVVNPSEVRTEFGSEEGEPFEERFEPGSVTEPEEVAEAIAFAASRPGSSAHEIDLYRRDKYADTM encoded by the coding sequence ATGACGGACCTCGACGGCGCGGCGGCGGTGATCACCGGAGCGAGCTCGGGAATCGGCGAAGCGACGGCGCACGCGCTCGCCGAGCGCGGCGCGGACCTCGTCCTCGTGGCGCGGCGGCGCGACGCGCTCGAAGCGGTCGCGGACGACGTGCGTTCGGCGTACGGCGTCGAGGCGGTCGTCGCCGACGGCGACGTGCGCGAGAGGGCCACCTCGGCGGCGGCGGTCGAGGCCGCGGTCGAGGCGTTCGGCGGCCTCGACGTCGCCGTCGTCAACGCGGGGCTCGCCCGGGGGAGCGACGTGGCGGAGATGACCGACGAGGAGTACTTCGCGATGCAGGAGACGAACGTCGACGGGGCGTTCTTCCTCACGCGCGAGGCGCTCCCGCACCTCAGGGAGAGCGAGGGAACGCTCGTCGCGGTCGGCAGCTTCGCCGGGGAGTTCCCCCGATCGTTCAACCCCGTGTACGCCGCGACGAAGTGGTGGATCCGCGGGTTCGCCCACAGCGTCGCGGCGCAGGCCGGCGACGACGGCGTGGCGGTCTCCGTCGTCAACCCCTCGGAGGTCCGGACCGAGTTCGGCAGCGAAGAGGGCGAGCCCTTCGAAGAGCGGTTCGAGCCCGGCAGCGTCACCGAACCCGAGGAGGTCGCCGAGGCGATCGCCTTCGCGGCGTCGCGCCCCGGCTCCTCGGCCCACGAGATCGACCTCTACCGCCGGGACAAGTACGCCGACACGATGTGA
- a CDS encoding MFS transporter, producing the protein MSNAGATDRTSRSQFWALYLTRFAEGFGFITLLTLLPTYINALDPQATTVLGVTVSAGFVIGMYTTGFTLAQTVAVVPLAWAGDRFDKRLVLLGVLGAGAGVYALFPLVDSSGSFILVRALQGLVVTGAGLMTLSLVGQIAGAGTRADKIGKANAASFAASILGSLGAGAVYDAVGFGPVFAIVTALMIAAWLVTWGMLDGDPTRVDGFPFSDLAVNRKILTISTFRAQYAFAVTMVRTWVPIYAGTELASGGLAVGATAVAVTVTAEKATNMVGQLFTGRLSDAYGRSLFVFAGGGAYGAIAMAIPFSAAIGTALGAGVTLPILGELPPAYLPLVALSGLLGVADSFREPASMALFADEGTDDGSVASSFGIRELVWRPGSVAGPLIAGWLMVEVSMGSVFYVGGAFAITGVIAFLGVLASDHGRAALTAW; encoded by the coding sequence GTGAGCAACGCGGGCGCGACCGACCGGACGAGCCGATCGCAGTTCTGGGCGCTCTACCTCACCCGGTTCGCCGAGGGGTTCGGGTTCATCACGCTGCTGACGCTGCTGCCGACGTACATCAACGCCTTGGACCCGCAGGCGACGACGGTGCTCGGCGTCACGGTGTCGGCCGGGTTCGTCATCGGGATGTACACCACCGGGTTCACGCTCGCGCAGACGGTCGCCGTGGTCCCGCTCGCGTGGGCCGGCGACCGGTTCGACAAGCGCCTCGTGCTGCTCGGCGTGCTCGGCGCCGGCGCTGGGGTGTACGCGCTGTTTCCGCTCGTCGACTCGTCGGGGTCGTTCATTCTCGTCCGCGCGCTCCAAGGGCTCGTCGTCACCGGCGCGGGGCTGATGACGCTCTCGCTGGTCGGGCAGATCGCCGGCGCCGGCACGCGGGCGGACAAGATCGGGAAGGCGAACGCCGCCTCGTTCGCGGCCTCGATCCTCGGGTCGCTCGGGGCGGGCGCGGTGTACGACGCCGTCGGCTTCGGGCCGGTGTTCGCGATCGTCACGGCGCTGATGATCGCCGCGTGGCTCGTCACGTGGGGGATGCTCGACGGCGACCCCACGCGGGTCGACGGGTTCCCGTTCAGCGACCTCGCAGTGAACCGCAAAATCTTGACCATCTCGACGTTCCGCGCCCAGTACGCCTTCGCGGTGACGATGGTACGGACCTGGGTCCCCATCTACGCCGGGACCGAGCTGGCTTCCGGGGGGCTCGCCGTCGGCGCGACCGCCGTCGCGGTGACGGTCACCGCGGAGAAGGCGACCAACATGGTCGGCCAGCTGTTCACCGGCCGGCTCTCCGACGCGTACGGCCGGTCGCTGTTCGTCTTCGCCGGCGGCGGCGCCTACGGCGCGATCGCGATGGCGATCCCCTTCTCGGCCGCGATCGGGACCGCGCTCGGCGCGGGCGTGACGCTCCCGATCCTCGGCGAACTCCCGCCGGCGTACCTCCCGCTCGTCGCCCTCTCGGGGCTGCTCGGCGTCGCGGACTCCTTCCGCGAGCCGGCGAGCATGGCGCTGTTCGCCGACGAGGGGACCGACGACGGCAGCGTCGCCTCCAGCTTCGGCATCCGCGAGCTGGTGTGGCGGCCGGGCTCCGTGGCCGGGCCGCTCATCGCCGGCTGGCTGATGGTCGAGGTGAGCATGGGCTCCGTCTTCTACGTCGGCGGCGCGTTCGCGATCACCGGCGTCATCGCCTTCCTCGGCGTGCTCGCGTCCGACCACGGCCGCGCGGCCCTGACCGCGTGGTAG
- a CDS encoding class I SAM-dependent methyltransferase: MPDAFGRAIYDHHRGERTEPLYQGDGEETREHPIEDFYFSEFDPESDAGSWLASRLDGPLVDLGAGAGRHALRFQERFETVAVEPSPALVETMRERGVRDAREGDMFALRAAFERDRFASALVIGTQVGLSGSTRGLSAFLGDLAFVTTPDATAIVDCYDPSHPGAADLLGYRADPMPGLAGRVMWFAYDGERDPTLRFTLFSPDRLREAAVGTGWAVEAVGREGSGDGPHYRAALRKR; this comes from the coding sequence ATGCCCGACGCCTTCGGACGCGCGATCTACGATCACCACCGCGGCGAGCGGACGGAACCGCTCTACCAGGGCGACGGCGAGGAGACGCGCGAGCACCCGATCGAGGACTTCTACTTCTCCGAGTTCGACCCCGAGAGCGACGCGGGTTCGTGGCTCGCGTCCCGGCTGGACGGGCCGCTCGTCGACCTCGGCGCCGGCGCGGGGCGCCACGCGCTGCGCTTCCAAGAGCGGTTCGAGACGGTGGCCGTCGAGCCCAGCCCGGCGCTCGTCGAGACGATGCGCGAGCGCGGCGTCCGCGACGCCCGAGAGGGAGACATGTTCGCGCTCCGGGCGGCGTTCGAGCGCGACCGGTTCGCCTCCGCGCTCGTGATCGGCACGCAGGTCGGCCTGTCGGGGTCGACGCGGGGGCTCTCCGCGTTCCTCGGCGACCTCGCGTTCGTGACGACACCGGATGCGACCGCCATCGTCGACTGCTACGATCCGAGCCACCCCGGCGCCGCCGACCTCCTCGGCTACCGCGCGGACCCGATGCCCGGGCTCGCGGGCCGCGTCATGTGGTTCGCGTACGACGGCGAGCGGGACCCGACGCTCCGGTTTACGCTGTTCTCGCCGGACCGACTCCGCGAGGCGGCGGTCGGGACCGGCTGGGCGGTCGAGGCGGTCGGCCGCGAGGGGTCCGGCGACGGCCCGCACTATCGGGCCGCGCTCCGGAAGCGGTAG